Below is a window of 'Nostoc azollae' 0708 DNA.
TACTAATTACTTCCAACCAGGTGGCTCACAATGTATTGATCCATTTTTATTACAAAAGATTAAAGGTCTAGAAACATCAATCAATTCAATTATTTCTTTATGTACTCCAGTGGAGAAATGGTTAATTCAGTCTCAACAAGAAGGGAAACCCAGTAAGTCATCTCTCATTACTTTATTATATTTTGCATTGTGGGGAAACCGGGTTGATTTAAGTTTATGGTCGGCTTTTGAAGATGACAGAAGTAGTTTTGATATTCAGATTCAATTAAATAATATTTTAATAGATGACTCCTTTGCTGTTACTAAACTATTAACTAAATCCCAGAATAACCGCATTGATTTTGTGATTGATAATGCAGGTTTTGAGTTAACTTGTGATTTGTGTTTGGTAGATTTTCTCTTGGGTGGTGGTTTTACCAATCAGGTTTATCTTCATTTAAAGCCCCATCCAACTTTTGTATCTGATGCGATGGTAAAAGATGTAGTTTATACTAAAGATTTCTTAGTACAAAGTAGCCATCCTCAAGTTCAATCTTTGGGAAAGAGATTAACAGAAAATTTAGCTTCCGGTCGGTTAGTTTTAGCTGAAGATTATTTTTGGACTTCACCTTTAGCGTTTTGGGAAATGCCAATATTACTCAAAGATGAGTTAGCGAAGTCGAATTTAATGATTGTTAAAGGTGATGCTAATTATCGGCGTTTGTTAGGGGATCGCTCTTGGGATTTTACCACAAAATTTGCAGATATAGTTTCTTATTTGCCTGCACCAATGGTAGCTTTACGCACCTTAAAATCAGAAGTTGCTACGGGACTGACAGCTGAAGTTATACTGGAATTAGCAAATACTGATCCTAATTGGTTAACCAATGGACAGTGGGGTGTAATCCAGTTGATAAGTTAAGGTATTTAGTAGATACTTTACCTAATTTCAGC
It encodes the following:
- a CDS encoding damage-control phosphatase ARMT1 family protein — its product is MNKPQIPNLLLPAPLVGSDAGSFTEFTVTQRMPDIARRVIAENKFSIDINQSLEELAAELPSGYLRTLTNDTGADFHNWEKYLELYKHQHWVDVPWFFAETYFYRLILNITNYFQPGGSQCIDPFLLQKIKGLETSINSIISLCTPVEKWLIQSQQEGKPSKSSLITLLYFALWGNRVDLSLWSAFEDDRSSFDIQIQLNNILIDDSFAVTKLLTKSQNNRIDFVIDNAGFELTCDLCLVDFLLGGGFTNQVYLHLKPHPTFVSDAMVKDVVYTKDFLVQSSHPQVQSLGKRLTENLASGRLVLAEDYFWTSPLAFWEMPILLKDELAKSNLMIVKGDANYRRLLGDRSWDFTTKFADIVSYLPAPMVALRTLKSEVATGLTAEVILELANTDPNWLTNGQWGVIQLIS